Proteins from one Vibrio pomeroyi genomic window:
- a CDS encoding MATE family efflux transporter, whose translation MAINLKTDPISKSFYQYLWPALTGMVIKSLFIMGDAWFVGHGVGPDGLGAIALTIPAFSIFTAIAMMVGIGGAALMSIEVGKGNVTSGQTLFNQSMLITALFSTVTVSIALYWLDEVIALMGASGYMAELTHDYLSVMFQFFVLYSLAWVMSCFVRNDTNPKLATYAMSIGAVVNLVLDYFFVLKWGWGMKGAAYGTAIAQGVIACILLSHFVRKQGTLTLSLKGIGFDKLPSILKIGTPTFFIEVTAAMTILLFNYVLLDQFGENHIIAYGLTANIGVFALFVMVGIAQACQPIISFNHGANQPNRIEEIFRLGLKSAVGSGLVFMGIVYLFAPQIAALYLGASSDLIGLSATALTFFFFGVPLMGINLVIANLFQATAKPKQATLISLARGFVFVALGIIILPKLFPEQGIWASILFAETVTAIFSLSMLRAYKKRFSGSLEEQAA comes from the coding sequence ATGGCCATCAACCTAAAAACCGATCCAATATCTAAATCCTTTTATCAATACCTTTGGCCTGCGTTAACCGGCATGGTGATCAAATCCCTTTTCATCATGGGAGACGCTTGGTTCGTTGGGCATGGTGTCGGTCCTGATGGCTTGGGCGCTATCGCTCTCACCATCCCTGCTTTCTCAATATTCACTGCAATTGCCATGATGGTTGGTATTGGCGGCGCGGCGCTGATGTCTATTGAAGTGGGCAAAGGCAACGTAACCTCTGGGCAAACTCTTTTTAATCAATCGATGTTGATCACCGCTCTGTTTAGCACAGTAACTGTCAGCATTGCCTTGTATTGGCTCGATGAGGTTATTGCGCTGATGGGTGCTTCTGGGTACATGGCAGAGCTCACTCACGACTACCTATCTGTAATGTTTCAGTTCTTCGTGCTCTACTCGTTAGCTTGGGTTATGTCGTGCTTTGTGCGTAACGATACCAACCCAAAACTGGCGACTTACGCCATGTCGATTGGTGCTGTGGTCAACCTCGTATTGGATTACTTCTTCGTCCTAAAATGGGGCTGGGGCATGAAAGGGGCCGCCTATGGAACAGCCATAGCGCAGGGTGTCATCGCGTGTATTTTATTGAGTCACTTTGTACGCAAACAAGGCACCTTAACACTGAGTTTAAAAGGCATTGGTTTTGATAAACTGCCAAGCATCCTGAAGATTGGCACTCCAACTTTCTTCATTGAAGTAACAGCCGCTATGACGATCTTGCTGTTCAACTATGTACTGTTGGATCAGTTTGGTGAGAACCACATTATCGCTTATGGTTTAACAGCCAACATCGGGGTCTTTGCTCTATTTGTGATGGTCGGTATTGCTCAAGCTTGTCAGCCTATCATTAGCTTTAATCATGGTGCGAACCAGCCAAATCGCATCGAAGAAATCTTCCGCTTAGGATTAAAAAGTGCGGTCGGCAGTGGCCTAGTATTTATGGGGATTGTGTATCTGTTCGCCCCTCAAATCGCAGCGCTTTATCTGGGAGCTTCAAGTGATTTGATAGGGTTATCCGCGACCGCACTCACCTTCTTTTTCTTTGGTGTGCCGCTAATGGGAATCAACTTAGTGATTGCTAACCTGTTTCAAGCGACTGCCAAACCTAAACAGGCAACGCTGATATCTCTTGCTCGCGGTTTTGTGTTCGTGGCTTTAGGTATCATCATTCTGCCAAAGCTGTTCCCAGAACAAGGGATTTGGGCGAGCATCTTATTTGCAGAAACTGTCACTGCGATATTCAGCCTAAGCATGCTGCGAGCCTACAAGAAGCGTTTCTCGGGTTCGTTAGAAGAGCAAGCAGCTTAG
- a CDS encoding helix-turn-helix domain-containing protein gives MSNPIKHMRLVKGQPCRVTELSNSDDAFLEPHRHEYWELVWCVDNHGSQSIDFVDYDNKIGRIFTIAPGQVHRSELVGENARLLVFTPGFVKTNHRNTQLVDTVFAMHQSRPPYLDCSEEGNRYLLPIFNMLKEECAREESDWDLVESLMNSFLRYILRFASQSSLKGEVRDSRVNKVVDLIEQHYATHKHCDFYAQALSITNKRINEIVKAEKGKTVTQLIHDRIILEANRELIFSTKTIKTIAFELGFEDPAYFSRFYRGQMKESPAQFRSRCADSAI, from the coding sequence ATGAGTAATCCCATCAAACACATGCGTCTTGTCAAAGGTCAACCTTGTCGCGTGACAGAACTGTCTAATAGTGATGATGCGTTCTTAGAGCCGCACAGACATGAATACTGGGAGTTAGTATGGTGCGTAGATAACCATGGCAGTCAGAGCATTGATTTCGTTGACTACGACAATAAGATCGGCCGTATTTTCACCATTGCACCGGGCCAAGTACACCGCTCGGAGCTAGTCGGAGAAAATGCTCGTTTACTGGTATTCACCCCTGGTTTTGTTAAAACCAACCATCGCAACACTCAGCTAGTCGACACAGTTTTCGCCATGCACCAAAGCCGCCCTCCCTATTTGGATTGCAGTGAAGAAGGCAACCGCTACCTGCTGCCTATTTTCAACATGCTGAAAGAAGAGTGCGCACGAGAAGAGAGTGACTGGGACTTAGTAGAGTCGCTCATGAATAGCTTTTTGCGCTACATCCTGCGCTTTGCTAGCCAGTCCTCGCTGAAAGGTGAAGTACGCGATAGTCGAGTGAACAAGGTGGTTGATTTGATTGAGCAGCACTACGCCACCCATAAACATTGTGATTTTTATGCGCAAGCTCTGTCGATAACCAACAAACGCATTAACGAGATCGTCAAAGCTGAAAAAGGTAAAACCGTCACTCAATTGATCCACGACCGAATCATTTTAGAAGCGAATCGAGAACTGATCTTCTCAACCAAGACCATTAAGACCATCGCTTTTGAACTCGGCTTCGAAGACCCGGCCTATTTCAGCCGTTTTTATCGCGGCCAGATGAAAGAGTCACCAGCACAGTTTCGAAGCCGATGTGCAGATAGTGCAATATAA
- a CDS encoding DMT family transporter — protein MNSKSLTILLFVSVCLIWGTTWFAMEVALHSIPPIFATGLRFLLAAPLLAVLAKAFNQPLLFPKGKRQWLLIVALMYFAIPFTLMIYGEQYISSGLASIIFANMPVAVMLMSGLFLGLRLAKHQIFGLVTAVISLCLILGNEMQMGGDDYFIGTVCLGLAVAIHAVMYVLVQKHCKDIEVLTYNAVPSFIAAIFLFAVSAVGENVNVESFTWDSISAVVYLGFVASVGGIVAYFKLGQVSTPFQASICFLIFPVVALLISCYINGEVLSEQSLLMMIPLLCGILLTKAPKSIFKLRSTLKTASSN, from the coding sequence ATGAATTCGAAGTCGCTAACTATCTTGCTTTTTGTCTCTGTTTGCTTAATTTGGGGAACCACTTGGTTCGCTATGGAAGTGGCATTGCATTCTATCCCACCAATTTTTGCTACTGGACTGCGCTTTTTACTTGCAGCCCCTCTGCTTGCAGTATTAGCAAAAGCCTTCAATCAACCTTTGCTGTTCCCTAAGGGCAAGCGTCAATGGCTGCTTATTGTGGCACTGATGTATTTTGCGATTCCGTTCACTTTGATGATCTATGGTGAGCAATACATCTCTTCTGGTTTGGCATCGATCATCTTCGCTAACATGCCTGTTGCTGTGATGCTGATGTCGGGTTTGTTCCTTGGCCTGCGCTTAGCGAAGCATCAAATATTCGGCCTAGTTACTGCGGTTATCAGCCTGTGCTTAATTCTTGGTAACGAAATGCAAATGGGTGGTGATGACTACTTTATCGGTACGGTTTGCCTGGGGCTTGCGGTTGCGATTCACGCGGTAATGTACGTGTTAGTTCAAAAACACTGTAAAGACATCGAGGTACTGACTTACAACGCTGTGCCAAGCTTTATTGCTGCGATTTTCTTGTTTGCTGTGTCGGCTGTTGGTGAGAACGTGAACGTAGAATCTTTCACTTGGGATTCTATCTCAGCGGTTGTGTATCTAGGTTTTGTAGCGAGTGTCGGCGGTATTGTGGCTTACTTCAAACTAGGTCAGGTTTCGACACCGTTCCAAGCATCCATTTGTTTCCTTATCTTCCCAGTGGTTGCGCTGCTAATCTCTTGCTACATCAACGGTGAGGTGCTATCTGAACAGTCTCTGCTTATGATGATCCCTCTACTTTGTGGCATCTTGCTAACTAAAGCACCGAAGAGCATCTTCAAGCTACGTTCAACGCTTAAAACGGCAAGCAGTAACTAA
- a CDS encoding LysR family transcriptional regulator has product MKNTIDLNLYRFLDLLYEQQSQAKVCHILDISRATFNRHLSDCRDLFANELFIATKGVYTPTLFTTQLMLVVKEPLEKLEQAQQISQSFIGNDSNIEYVFHAANPLSTLFTVPLLQGLTNEESKPKISMMDWSLDGVEFPKAGTLAIGVSGYPNELNDRIVERKVGSLELFAYVADTHPLAKNEAIDLNQLESFDTVRVSMGSLDANSYYERLKKRTGLVLQKKLTVASVSSALECVQVSHYVYVGFDMDLASIPIGLSKRPVLFNGEAVTFDVGIQYHRACYQYPIVKRIEQILSESLESY; this is encoded by the coding sequence TTGAAAAACACAATCGACTTAAATCTGTATCGATTTTTGGACCTGCTTTATGAGCAACAATCTCAGGCGAAGGTATGCCATATTCTGGATATCAGTCGTGCCACGTTTAATCGTCATCTTTCGGATTGTCGAGATTTGTTTGCTAATGAGTTATTCATTGCGACCAAAGGTGTTTATACGCCGACCTTATTCACCACGCAATTGATGCTAGTGGTAAAAGAACCGCTGGAAAAGCTAGAGCAAGCGCAGCAAATATCGCAGTCGTTTATCGGTAACGATTCGAACATCGAATATGTTTTTCACGCCGCCAACCCGCTGAGCACACTGTTTACGGTTCCTCTGTTGCAGGGGCTTACTAATGAGGAGTCAAAGCCCAAAATTTCAATGATGGACTGGTCTTTAGATGGCGTTGAATTCCCTAAAGCTGGCACCTTAGCGATTGGTGTGTCGGGCTACCCCAATGAACTCAATGACCGTATTGTTGAGCGCAAAGTGGGTTCGTTGGAATTGTTTGCTTATGTAGCGGATACCCACCCTTTAGCGAAAAACGAAGCCATTGACCTTAACCAACTAGAGAGCTTTGATACGGTGCGCGTTTCGATGGGGTCACTGGATGCTAACTCCTATTACGAACGTCTAAAAAAGCGCACAGGCTTGGTATTGCAGAAAAAACTGACTGTTGCCTCGGTATCCTCCGCGCTGGAATGTGTTCAAGTCAGCCATTATGTCTACGTTGGCTTTGATATGGATTTGGCTTCAATCCCAATTGGACTGAGCAAACGACCTGTTTTATTCAACGGAGAAGCGGTGACTTTTGATGTAGGTATTCAGTATCACCGTGCTTGTTATCAGTACCCTATAGTGAAGCGTATTGAACAGATCTTAAGTGAGAGCTTAGAAAGCTATTGA
- a CDS encoding DUF1254 domain-containing protein, translating into MIKSKLKALVLASSLFISHQVLATENYNTDIPPSIMTADTVQTSIGELNFKDGAPTAETAQKLYDNLDTLRSTEVFLNAIPMASVEELRVGHAEIGSTSSNQVVVFDNLMDSNPLFLTGNTDTVYASVFLDLEKDGPTVIEVPESMGPTTVNDAFFRFVTDLGIVGPDKGKGGKYLILPPGYAGEVPEGYFVSQSTSYTNWFIARGFLKDGKTDAAVKAYKEKLKIYPLAKKDDQPEMEFISGSGKSFNTIHANDEHFYSEIKTVLDKEPVSFIDHELRGLMSSIGIQKNKPFAPDERMQKLMKDGVAIGNATARSLYFQPRDKKAYIYEDRLWKTAFIGDDYQWLVDQGEGGRNLDARSYFFYVATVNTPAMSLKLIEKGSKYALLDQAKDGEYFDGGKHYKLNIPANVPAKNFWSIVAYDTQTRSELQTSQPLPSKNNQRDDFIENEDGSVDLYFGPTAPEGKEANWIETVPGKGWFTILRLYGPQEAWYDQTWKPSDIEEVKL; encoded by the coding sequence ATGATTAAGTCGAAGCTAAAAGCACTTGTGTTGGCGAGCAGTCTCTTTATCTCACATCAAGTACTGGCGACGGAAAACTACAATACAGATATCCCGCCGAGCATTATGACGGCAGATACAGTACAAACCAGCATTGGTGAGCTGAACTTTAAAGATGGTGCGCCAACGGCTGAAACAGCGCAAAAACTATACGACAATTTAGATACACTTCGCTCAACAGAAGTGTTCCTCAATGCAATTCCAATGGCTTCGGTTGAAGAACTGCGTGTAGGCCATGCCGAAATTGGTTCAACATCGTCAAACCAAGTAGTCGTGTTTGATAACCTGATGGATTCGAATCCGCTATTTCTAACCGGTAACACCGACACGGTTTACGCTTCTGTTTTCCTAGACTTGGAGAAAGATGGCCCAACCGTCATTGAAGTACCTGAGAGTATGGGGCCAACTACGGTGAACGATGCGTTCTTCCGCTTTGTGACTGACCTAGGCATCGTAGGACCAGATAAAGGCAAAGGCGGTAAATACCTGATTTTACCTCCAGGTTATGCAGGCGAAGTGCCTGAAGGTTACTTTGTTTCACAATCCACCAGCTATACCAACTGGTTTATCGCTCGCGGATTTCTGAAAGATGGTAAAACCGATGCGGCAGTGAAAGCATATAAAGAGAAACTAAAAATCTACCCATTAGCGAAGAAAGATGACCAACCAGAAATGGAGTTCATCTCGGGGAGTGGCAAATCGTTTAACACTATTCATGCGAACGATGAGCACTTCTACTCAGAAATTAAAACCGTGTTAGACAAAGAACCGGTGTCATTCATCGACCATGAACTGCGTGGACTGATGTCGAGCATTGGTATTCAAAAGAACAAACCTTTTGCACCCGATGAGCGCATGCAGAAGCTGATGAAAGACGGCGTCGCGATTGGTAACGCAACGGCAAGATCTCTGTACTTCCAGCCAAGAGACAAGAAGGCTTACATTTATGAAGACCGTTTATGGAAGACTGCATTTATTGGTGACGATTACCAATGGCTTGTTGACCAAGGTGAAGGCGGACGCAACCTAGATGCTCGTTCTTACTTCTTCTATGTTGCAACGGTGAATACCCCAGCTATGTCGCTCAAGCTGATAGAAAAAGGCTCTAAATACGCGCTGCTTGACCAAGCGAAAGACGGTGAATATTTTGATGGCGGTAAGCACTATAAATTGAACATCCCAGCGAATGTTCCGGCTAAGAACTTCTGGTCAATTGTAGCTTACGACACACAAACGCGTTCAGAGCTACAAACCAGTCAGCCGCTGCCAAGCAAGAACAACCAGCGTGATGATTTTATTGAAAATGAAGATGGCTCGGTTGATTTGTACTTTGGTCCAACAGCACCTGAAGGCAAAGAAGCGAACTGGATTGAGACGGTACCAGGTAAAGGTTGGTTCACGATTCTAAGACTCTACGGCCCTCAAGAAGCTTGGTATGACCAAACATGGAAGCCAAGTGACATTGAAGAAGTTAAGCTGTAA
- a CDS encoding DMT family transporter, producing MNILLAMIPAFFWGTTYAVTQFTLQEWPPLLLGALRALPAGLLLLAVKPTLPKKGEWQIIFTLGLINIATFFGLIFVMALTLPSAISGVGMISVPVFAMIFHWVVKKQRPHLIQALSGIGLITLAWILFNPSQIALNPIGLGAMFAAIMCIVIGSSITKSLGNRMHWWKVLTWQLILGGTILSVASGVHAFIDPQPYVNAVTHFDTRNAMGLVWVIGLNTALGYGMYVWLLQRMSVVDFTFGGIANPVAGIVTGMVLMGESFTAVQYSLMTGMIVMSLLPQLILAIRQTKTVKPVTQ from the coding sequence ATGAACATATTATTAGCAATGATTCCCGCGTTCTTTTGGGGAACAACTTATGCAGTGACGCAATTTACGCTACAGGAGTGGCCACCACTATTACTAGGTGCTTTGCGTGCATTACCTGCTGGTTTGTTATTGCTAGCGGTAAAGCCAACACTGCCTAAAAAAGGCGAGTGGCAAATCATTTTCACTTTAGGCCTGATCAACATCGCGACCTTCTTTGGTTTGATCTTCGTGATGGCATTAACCCTGCCTTCAGCGATTTCGGGCGTAGGTATGATCTCTGTACCAGTGTTCGCAATGATCTTCCATTGGGTGGTGAAAAAGCAGCGTCCGCATTTGATTCAAGCGCTTTCTGGTATTGGCTTGATCACCTTAGCTTGGATTCTATTCAACCCAAGTCAAATCGCCTTAAACCCTATCGGTTTAGGCGCAATGTTTGCCGCGATCATGTGTATTGTTATCGGCAGCAGCATTACCAAATCACTGGGTAATCGTATGCACTGGTGGAAGGTACTCACATGGCAGCTAATTTTGGGCGGTACAATTTTATCTGTCGCTTCTGGCGTTCATGCCTTCATCGACCCACAACCCTATGTTAACGCTGTGACTCATTTCGACACACGTAATGCGATGGGCTTGGTTTGGGTGATTGGGCTAAATACGGCACTTGGTTACGGCATGTATGTGTGGTTGCTGCAACGTATGTCTGTGGTTGATTTCACCTTCGGTGGCATCGCTAACCCAGTAGCAGGTATCGTGACAGGTATGGTGTTAATGGGCGAATCCTTCACTGCGGTTCAATATTCGCTGATGACAGGCATGATCGTGATGTCACTGCTACCACAACTGATTCTTGCAATAAGACAAACCAAAACGGTCAAACCCGTTACGCAATAA
- a CDS encoding MarR family transcriptional regulator: MDAIDRVVEQWAKEKPELETEPMAMMGRIMRIAKYMETQVADLHKKYDMKLGEFDVLATLRRSGKPYRLTPSELIGSMMLTSGAMTNRLDKLEAKGLISREHSKEDRRSVSVKLTKDGLVLIDEMMTEHVEMQKKLVKSLSASQKKNTNQLLKTWLSAYE; this comes from the coding sequence ATGGATGCTATCGACCGCGTTGTAGAGCAATGGGCAAAGGAAAAGCCCGAATTAGAAACTGAGCCTATGGCAATGATGGGCCGAATCATGCGTATTGCCAAGTATATGGAAACGCAAGTTGCCGACCTGCATAAAAAGTACGACATGAAGTTGGGTGAGTTTGATGTATTAGCGACCTTACGACGCTCTGGAAAGCCATACCGACTGACTCCCTCAGAGCTGATTGGGTCAATGATGCTGACATCAGGTGCGATGACCAATCGTCTTGATAAGCTTGAAGCCAAAGGGCTAATTAGCCGAGAGCACAGTAAAGAAGACCGACGAAGCGTGAGTGTTAAGCTGACCAAAGATGGCCTAGTTCTGATCGATGAGATGATGACTGAACATGTCGAGATGCAGAAAAAGTTGGTTAAGTCTTTATCTGCTAGCCAGAAGAAAAACACCAATCAACTTTTAAAAACGTGGTTGAGTGCTTACGAGTAA
- a CDS encoding LysR family transcriptional regulator — protein sequence MKTLKKTLPLDTLQILDVLQREGTYSSASAHLNRSVSALSYQIQKLEDELGILILDRSGHRAVFTQVGQILVENGRQLLAGSDELINQIQRFSSGWESELFVSYDGIIGQDIALSLIADMATECSTQLYVQEDILSGGWEALISGKADILISSMPNIELPNTVNSKTIGSVEMIWVAAKNAPILNELNPLSESTRREHTIIAVADTAKSAPKVTKNILLNQKTSTVSSMTSKLTAIQRNLGIGTLPKQLITAELEARSLVEIGHARTVDIVLAWQIGNMGKAKTLALKKLEKCWRASTQTH from the coding sequence ATGAAGACTCTGAAGAAGACACTGCCGCTCGACACCTTACAAATATTGGATGTTCTACAACGTGAGGGAACTTATTCATCAGCCTCTGCACACCTCAATCGTTCCGTTTCTGCATTGAGTTATCAGATTCAAAAATTGGAAGACGAACTTGGGATATTGATCTTAGATAGGTCAGGACACAGAGCCGTGTTTACTCAGGTAGGACAAATATTGGTGGAAAATGGTCGACAGTTGCTGGCAGGATCAGATGAGCTCATAAACCAAATACAACGTTTTTCCAGTGGTTGGGAAAGTGAACTGTTTGTGTCCTATGACGGCATTATCGGGCAAGACATTGCGTTGTCGTTAATCGCTGATATGGCAACAGAATGCAGCACGCAACTGTATGTGCAAGAGGATATTTTGTCGGGAGGTTGGGAAGCATTAATCTCAGGAAAAGCAGATATTCTTATCTCATCGATGCCCAATATCGAGTTACCGAATACCGTCAACAGTAAAACCATCGGCAGTGTAGAAATGATCTGGGTAGCCGCAAAAAATGCCCCCATTTTAAACGAGCTAAATCCGCTCAGTGAATCTACACGACGTGAGCACACAATCATCGCAGTGGCCGATACCGCTAAGTCAGCGCCTAAAGTCACCAAAAACATTTTACTAAACCAAAAAACCAGTACGGTCAGTTCAATGACTAGTAAGCTGACGGCAATTCAACGTAACCTTGGCATTGGCACTCTACCTAAACAACTTATAACCGCCGAGTTAGAAGCTAGAAGCTTAGTGGAAATTGGCCACGCGAGAACCGTTGATATCGTGCTTGCGTGGCAAATAGGCAACATGGGGAAGGCAAAAACACTCGCTCTGAAAAAGTTAGAAAAGTGCTGGAGAGCATCGACTCAAACTCACTAA
- a CDS encoding DoxX family protein — protein sequence MNTRLNDTLTFFARILLGYLFIQAGWGKLFSYEGTAGYMASQGVSAYLLPLVILLELGGGLAILAGFMTRFTALSIAFFSLVSGVMFHFDPSSSGQMIHFYKNVSVAGGYLALAVLGAGSFSVDYWLSNKLKQDVKWTRLMVLVR from the coding sequence ATGAACACCCGATTGAACGACACACTGACTTTTTTCGCTCGTATTTTATTGGGTTACTTGTTTATTCAAGCAGGTTGGGGAAAGCTATTTAGCTATGAAGGAACTGCTGGATACATGGCATCTCAAGGCGTGAGCGCTTACTTGTTGCCTTTGGTTATCTTGCTTGAACTCGGTGGTGGACTTGCGATTCTAGCTGGATTTATGACTCGCTTTACTGCGTTGTCGATTGCGTTTTTCTCTTTGGTTTCCGGTGTTATGTTTCACTTCGACCCAAGTTCGTCGGGTCAAATGATTCATTTCTACAAAAACGTCTCAGTTGCTGGTGGGTATCTGGCGTTAGCGGTACTGGGCGCAGGGTCGTTTAGTGTTGATTACTGGTTGTCTAACAAGTTGAAGCAAGACGTTAAATGGACGCGCTTAATGGTTCTTGTTCGTTAG
- a CDS encoding heme-binding protein → MGSLTLQQALTIIDGTLKAGNKIHTEPLTVAVLDSGGKLISLQRQDGSSMMRPDIAIAKAWGALALGCSSRKLAQDADNRPAFISAVNVLAHGNMVPVPGGLLIRDKDKTVLGAIGVSGDISDIDESCAINGIGCAELFSDEMLQA, encoded by the coding sequence ATGGGAAGTTTGACTCTACAACAAGCGTTAACCATCATCGATGGCACCTTAAAAGCAGGAAACAAGATCCACACAGAACCTTTGACGGTCGCCGTCTTAGACAGTGGTGGCAAGCTGATTTCTCTGCAACGTCAAGATGGCTCCAGCATGATGCGACCAGACATCGCGATTGCGAAAGCCTGGGGCGCACTCGCATTAGGGTGCTCCTCTAGAAAACTCGCCCAAGATGCTGACAATAGGCCAGCATTTATCTCCGCCGTAAACGTACTCGCACACGGAAACATGGTGCCTGTACCAGGGGGCTTACTGATTCGAGACAAGGATAAAACGGTACTCGGAGCCATTGGCGTCAGCGGTGATATCTCGGACATCGATGAAAGCTGCGCCATCAACGGAATTGGCTGCGCAGAACTGTTTAGCGACGAGATGCTGCAAGCTTAA
- the aceB gene encoding malate synthase A: protein MMNDEKEREETLCMQVLGNMDNPEYKEILSTDALKFLEAIVNKFGERRHALLNDRDIKQAQYDNGELPNFRKDTVSIRQNKEWKVATPPPELLDRRVEITGPIERKMVINALNSGAKVFMCCFEDASSPTWANMVEGQINLRDANLGTISYFDEKKQKNYQLNSDPALLIARPRGIHLPEQSIQFNNQPIAGCLMDFALYFFHNYQSRAQQGLGVYYYIPKLESMEEAQWWDDIFSFTENYFNVAKGTIRATVLIETLPAVFQMEEILYAMRDHIVAMNCGRWDYIFSYIKTLKNHKDRILPDRHGIGMDQEFLNAYSQLLVRTCHARGALAMGGMSAFIPAKDPQEMERVTAKVIEDKQRESQNGHDGTWVAHPALVDLAMSIFDKHLDGKVNQMDFQSPEHTINADTLLKPCEGSRDEAGVRKNIRIALYYIEAWIQGYGCVPIYGLMEDAATAEISRANIWQWIHHGVTLDDSQTFTKQLFHSWLYQELDTIKHEVGDSRYAAGRFEETADLFYQLSTAEEFAAFLTLPSYGLLQESS, encoded by the coding sequence ATGATGAATGACGAGAAAGAAAGAGAAGAAACACTGTGTATGCAGGTACTTGGGAATATGGACAACCCCGAGTACAAAGAGATCTTGTCTACAGATGCATTGAAATTCTTAGAAGCTATCGTTAACAAGTTTGGAGAGCGCCGTCATGCCCTGCTAAATGATCGCGACATCAAACAAGCTCAATACGATAACGGTGAGTTACCCAATTTTAGAAAGGACACTGTCTCTATTCGTCAGAATAAAGAGTGGAAAGTAGCAACACCGCCGCCAGAATTGCTGGATCGCCGAGTAGAGATCACCGGACCTATCGAGAGAAAGATGGTGATCAACGCATTAAATTCAGGCGCGAAAGTCTTCATGTGTTGCTTTGAGGATGCGTCTTCCCCAACTTGGGCCAACATGGTCGAAGGGCAAATTAACTTAAGAGATGCCAATTTAGGCACCATCAGCTATTTTGATGAGAAGAAACAAAAGAACTACCAGCTAAACAGCGACCCTGCGTTGTTAATCGCTCGCCCTCGTGGAATCCATCTACCTGAACAATCGATTCAATTCAACAATCAACCTATCGCGGGTTGTCTGATGGACTTTGCGCTGTACTTTTTCCACAACTATCAATCACGTGCGCAGCAAGGCTTAGGCGTTTACTACTACATTCCCAAGCTAGAGAGTATGGAAGAAGCACAATGGTGGGACGACATTTTCAGTTTCACCGAGAACTATTTCAACGTAGCAAAAGGTACCATCCGTGCGACCGTATTGATTGAAACTCTGCCAGCCGTCTTCCAAATGGAAGAGATCTTGTACGCCATGCGTGATCATATCGTTGCGATGAACTGCGGCCGTTGGGACTACATCTTCAGCTACATCAAAACTCTGAAAAATCATAAAGATCGTATCCTGCCTGACCGTCACGGAATCGGCATGGATCAAGAGTTTCTGAACGCTTACAGCCAGCTGCTGGTTCGTACTTGTCACGCTCGCGGTGCACTGGCGATGGGGGGCATGTCTGCCTTCATTCCAGCAAAAGATCCACAAGAGATGGAGCGTGTGACCGCCAAGGTTATTGAAGACAAACAAAGAGAATCTCAGAACGGACACGATGGCACATGGGTCGCTCACCCTGCTCTAGTTGATTTAGCGATGTCGATCTTCGACAAGCACCTTGATGGCAAAGTGAATCAAATGGATTTCCAAAGCCCTGAACACACCATCAATGCCGACACCTTACTTAAACCATGTGAAGGCAGCCGCGACGAAGCCGGCGTGCGTAAGAATATCCGTATTGCGCTGTATTACATTGAGGCTTGGATCCAAGGCTACGGCTGTGTACCTATTTACGGATTGATGGAAGATGCCGCCACCGCGGAGATCTCAAGAGCCAACATTTGGCAATGGATCCATCATGGCGTCACGCTAGATGACAGCCAAACCTTTACCAAACAACTGTTCCACTCTTGGCTGTACCAAGAGCTAGACACAATAAAACACGAAGTCGGTGACTCGCGCTACGCAGCAGGTCGATTTGAAGAGACAGCCGATCTTTTCTATCAACTTTCTACAGCCGAAGAGTTCGCTGCCTTCCTAACTTTACCCAGCTATGGGCTATTACAAGAGTCCAGTTAG